Proteins co-encoded in one Flavobacterium fluviale genomic window:
- the gldA gene encoding gliding motility-associated ABC transporter ATP-binding subunit GldA has translation MSIEVNSISKSYGEQKALNGISFKIEKGEIVGFLGPNGAGKSTLMKILTTYLLADSGSALVNGHDVMSATKAVQHSIGYLPEHNPLYLDLYVREYLAFNADVYNVPKSRIEEVIELTGLTPESHKKIGQLSKGYRQRVGLANALLHNPDVLILDEPTTGLDPNQLMEIRNVIKNAGKNKTVFLSTHIMQEVEAICDRVIIIDKGQIVADNKLDHLVTANKEQVIEVEFDYKVEEQLLAKLANISSYVNTHDMTWELTFVTDKDMRPAIFDFANENGLKTLQLNQKNKNLEAVFREITK, from the coding sequence ATGTCGATAGAAGTAAACAGCATATCAAAAAGTTACGGAGAGCAAAAAGCTTTGAATGGAATTTCTTTTAAAATTGAGAAAGGAGAAATCGTAGGATTTCTTGGACCCAATGGAGCTGGAAAATCTACTTTAATGAAAATTTTGACCACGTATTTACTTGCCGATAGTGGCTCAGCCCTTGTAAATGGTCATGATGTCATGTCAGCTACTAAAGCAGTGCAGCATTCTATTGGGTATCTTCCAGAACATAATCCGCTATATTTGGATTTGTATGTTCGTGAGTATTTGGCTTTTAATGCCGATGTTTATAACGTGCCAAAATCTAGAATTGAAGAGGTAATTGAACTGACAGGACTGACACCAGAAAGCCATAAAAAAATTGGTCAGCTTTCTAAAGGATACCGCCAGCGTGTTGGACTTGCGAATGCTTTACTCCACAATCCAGACGTTTTAATATTAGATGAACCAACTACTGGATTGGATCCTAACCAGTTAATGGAAATTCGTAATGTGATTAAAAATGCAGGAAAAAATAAAACTGTTTTTTTATCTACACACATTATGCAGGAAGTAGAAGCGATTTGCGATCGTGTCATAATTATTGACAAAGGACAAATTGTAGCAGATAATAAATTAGATCATTTAGTTACTGCAAATAAAGAGCAAGTAATTGAAGTAGAGTTTGATTATAAAGTTGAAGAACAGCTTTTAGCTAAATTGGCGAATATAAGTTCTTACGTTAATACACATGACATGACGTGGGAACTGACTTTTGTTACTGATAAAGATATGCGTCCTGCTATTTTTGATTTCGCCAACGAAAATGGTTTAAAAACTTTACAATTGAATCAAAAAAATAAAAATCTAGAAGCTGTTTTTAGAGAGATTACGAAATAA
- a CDS encoding TonB-dependent receptor domain-containing protein has translation MKNFITSIMLAFSVYGFSQEKEKNDSIIETSINALDEIVIARKKVLFTQKSDRLVFNVENSIVSEGGTALDVLSRAPGVVVSQDGDLSIRGQQGVAVMINGKLTQLSQKELANYLKATTSSNIKQIEVITNPSSKYDAAGKAGIINIILKKPNASGLKGTAFASYGRGRKNRTNSGFNLNYNKDKWGVFGNYSYTFRGEEEHKQFNQIQFTDPTRQEIVSTNHQTSITDEPLTSNNFKIGTQYEVSPKTNLEFYVDAKIGRYENIANGTNAVLNTANQPIFDALTYNDSKEKWNDYTYAFSGVHKFNTEGKNMSFDFEYETFKFRSNQFQSADNTGNAAVVNDRRGYIPSQVRVFTGKVDFVNPFKEKQSIEWGFKGSVKNNDNPSVYEYFDNNQWLIDFNSTNHFEYNEQIYAAYANYKYQLEKLNIQAGLRTEYTAINIDQKTLNEEHKDDYLKWFPSLSLKYEFTSSHSAHASYSKRINRPSQFDLNPFRFYDDSFNYTQGNPNLIPEITHAMEIGYAWKSNFMASIYFNSTKDVFTEVYNYNSVTNTTVTTQINVDKSYNYGINITNTAEFYKWWSVNTLLNVFENKFMGNVLNSSTIDPIMTLNVSVQNSFNITDTWKAEGNAQYQSKSNLGVYERDGFFDFSIGISKQVLAKKGNIKLNITDVFNTNNFYIKSVVAQTSIDKRYDLDNRIATIAFTYRI, from the coding sequence ATGAAAAATTTTATAACATCTATTATGCTTGCTTTTTCGGTATATGGATTTTCACAAGAAAAAGAAAAAAATGACAGTATCATAGAAACATCTATAAATGCTCTGGATGAAATCGTGATTGCAAGAAAGAAAGTTTTATTTACACAAAAATCAGATCGTCTTGTTTTTAATGTAGAAAACAGCATTGTTTCTGAAGGCGGTACGGCACTTGATGTTTTGTCGCGTGCTCCAGGCGTTGTTGTCTCTCAGGACGGCGATTTATCAATTCGCGGTCAACAAGGTGTTGCAGTAATGATTAATGGAAAATTGACACAGCTTTCGCAAAAAGAATTGGCCAATTATCTAAAAGCCACAACCTCATCCAATATTAAACAAATAGAAGTTATTACAAATCCTTCTTCTAAATATGACGCAGCCGGAAAAGCTGGAATTATCAATATCATTTTAAAAAAGCCAAATGCTTCAGGTTTAAAAGGAACTGCTTTTGCCAGCTATGGAAGAGGCCGAAAAAACAGAACCAATTCTGGCTTCAACTTAAATTACAATAAAGATAAATGGGGCGTTTTCGGAAATTACAGCTATACTTTCCGTGGTGAAGAAGAGCATAAACAATTTAATCAAATTCAGTTTACCGATCCAACTCGTCAAGAAATTGTCAGCACAAATCACCAGACTTCTATTACTGATGAACCTCTGACTTCTAATAATTTCAAAATTGGCACTCAATATGAAGTTTCTCCTAAAACGAATTTAGAGTTTTATGTAGATGCAAAAATCGGTCGTTATGAAAATATCGCAAACGGAACAAATGCTGTTTTAAATACAGCCAATCAGCCTATTTTTGATGCTTTGACTTATAATGACAGTAAAGAAAAGTGGAATGATTATACGTATGCTTTTTCTGGAGTTCATAAATTTAATACTGAAGGAAAAAATATGTCTTTTGATTTTGAATATGAAACATTTAAATTTAGATCTAATCAATTTCAAAGTGCAGACAATACCGGCAATGCTGCAGTTGTAAACGACCGCCGTGGTTACATTCCTTCTCAAGTAAGAGTTTTTACAGGAAAAGTTGATTTTGTGAATCCTTTCAAGGAAAAACAATCTATTGAATGGGGATTTAAAGGTTCGGTGAAGAACAATGATAATCCTTCTGTATACGAATATTTCGATAACAATCAATGGCTGATCGATTTTAATTCGACCAATCATTTCGAATATAATGAACAGATTTATGCCGCTTATGCGAATTACAAATATCAGTTAGAAAAACTGAACATTCAAGCGGGTTTAAGAACCGAATACACTGCCATAAATATTGATCAAAAAACGTTGAATGAAGAGCATAAAGATGATTATTTGAAATGGTTTCCCAGCCTTTCTTTAAAATACGAATTTACAAGCAGTCATTCTGCTCATGCATCTTACAGCAAGAGAATCAATAGACCGAGCCAGTTTGATTTGAATCCGTTTCGTTTCTATGATGATTCATTTAATTATACGCAGGGAAATCCAAACTTGATTCCTGAGATTACGCATGCAATGGAAATTGGCTATGCCTGGAAAAGTAATTTTATGGCTTCTATTTATTTTAATAGTACAAAAGATGTTTTCACAGAAGTATATAACTACAATTCAGTAACCAACACCACAGTAACCACTCAAATAAATGTGGACAAATCATACAATTACGGAATCAATATTACCAATACAGCTGAATTTTATAAATGGTGGTCTGTGAATACTTTATTGAATGTTTTTGAAAATAAATTTATGGGCAATGTTTTAAACAGCTCTACAATTGATCCTATAATGACTTTGAATGTAAGTGTTCAAAATTCTTTCAATATAACTGATACTTGGAAAGCGGAAGGAAATGCACAATATCAATCTAAATCGAATCTTGGAGTTTATGAAAGAGATGGTTTCTTTGATTTCAGCATTGGAATTTCTAAACAAGTCTTGGCTAAAAAAGGAAATATCAAATTGAATATTACTGATGTTTTCAATACTAATAATTTCTACATCAAATCTGTAGTTGCGCAGACCAGTATAGACAAAAGATATGATCTTGACAATCGTATTGCGACGATTGCATTTACATACCGAATATAA
- a CDS encoding dicarboxylate/amino acid:cation symporter produces MEVKKINFLHNYSSILTLLGGIIIGSIFGLVFGEKVLIVKPIGDIFLNLLFTAIIPLIFFTIGSSIANLERTEKLGKLFVIMILVFLATILISAIVMIFAVYLFPIHQDIAITKIPLENMDSGSAGDQIAKLVTANDFFELLSRKSMLALIIFSFLIGFATLQSGEKGNAFKSFLDSGNEVMKQLLNIIMKLAPIGLGAYFAYQVGIFGPQLFGVYAKPMAVYYAACIFYFFVFFSLYALVAGGKRAFKVFWTNNITPSLTAVGTCSSIATIPANLEAAEKMGIPAHVRNLVIPLGAPLHKDGSSMSSILKITFLFAMFGKDFTDPMTILLALGITVIVSIVEGGIPNGGYIGEILAITVYGFPMEQALPVAMILGTLVDPIATLLNANGDVICSMMVSRFSEKTKW; encoded by the coding sequence ATGGAAGTTAAGAAAATCAATTTTTTACATAATTACAGCAGTATATTAACGCTTCTTGGAGGGATTATAATAGGAAGTATTTTTGGATTGGTTTTCGGAGAAAAAGTTTTGATAGTAAAACCAATTGGGGATATATTTCTGAACTTACTTTTCACGGCCATTATCCCGCTTATCTTTTTTACAATTGGTTCGTCAATTGCTAATTTGGAGAGAACGGAAAAACTCGGAAAGCTGTTTGTTATCATGATTTTGGTTTTTCTGGCTACAATCCTTATTTCGGCAATTGTGATGATTTTTGCCGTTTATCTTTTCCCCATTCATCAGGATATAGCTATTACTAAAATTCCTTTAGAAAACATGGATTCAGGATCGGCTGGAGATCAAATTGCAAAACTAGTAACAGCAAATGATTTCTTCGAATTGCTCTCTAGAAAAAGCATGCTTGCTTTGATCATCTTTTCTTTTTTAATTGGTTTTGCAACATTGCAGTCTGGTGAAAAAGGAAATGCTTTCAAGAGTTTTCTCGATTCTGGAAACGAGGTTATGAAACAGCTTTTAAACATTATAATGAAATTGGCACCAATTGGTTTGGGAGCTTACTTTGCGTATCAGGTTGGTATTTTTGGACCGCAGTTGTTTGGCGTTTATGCAAAACCTATGGCAGTTTATTATGCAGCCTGTATCTTTTATTTCTTCGTGTTCTTTAGTTTATACGCACTTGTCGCTGGCGGGAAAAGAGCTTTTAAAGTTTTTTGGACTAATAATATAACGCCGTCTTTAACCGCAGTAGGAACGTGCAGCAGTATTGCGACTATTCCAGCCAATCTGGAAGCAGCAGAAAAAATGGGAATTCCGGCACATGTTCGAAATTTAGTAATTCCACTTGGCGCGCCATTGCACAAAGACGGTTCGAGTATGTCATCTATTTTAAAAATCACTTTTTTGTTTGCCATGTTTGGAAAGGATTTTACAGATCCAATGACTATTCTTTTGGCTTTAGGAATTACAGTAATTGTTTCTATTGTTGAAGGCGGAATTCCAAACGGCGGTTATATTGGCGAAATCCTAGCGATTACAGTTTATGGCTTTCCAATGGAACAAGCACTCCCGGTTGCTATGATTTTAGGAACTTTGGTCGATCCAATAGCCACTTTGCTAAATGCAAACGGAGATGTAATTTGTTCGATGATGGTTTCGAGATTCTCTGAAAAAACGAAATGGTAA
- a CDS encoding outer membrane beta-barrel protein yields the protein MKKILVMAALAVCSFASAQKGTILVGGNIGFTSEKTEFANSERTVNEFSFSPKVGYQFHENWTVGGEFTVSSSNDDNGITEEKNNGFKLGAFVRYTMPLSQTFSVFADMGAGFQNAKYKEYGPGNAFAKSKADGMYVGVTPALFINMKKGFGLNFSIGGLGYETLSYDNNGPDVNSFYFNFGQTFNIGISKNF from the coding sequence ATGAAAAAAATTTTAGTGATGGCTGCATTGGCTGTCTGCAGTTTTGCAAGTGCTCAAAAAGGAACAATCTTAGTAGGTGGTAACATCGGATTTACTTCTGAAAAAACAGAATTTGCTAACAGCGAAAGAACAGTAAATGAATTTAGCTTTTCTCCTAAAGTAGGTTACCAATTTCACGAAAACTGGACAGTTGGAGGTGAATTTACTGTTAGTTCTTCTAATGACGATAACGGTATTACTGAAGAAAAAAATAACGGATTCAAATTAGGTGCATTTGTTCGTTATACAATGCCATTAAGCCAAACTTTCTCTGTTTTTGCAGATATGGGAGCAGGTTTCCAAAATGCAAAATATAAAGAATACGGCCCAGGAAATGCTTTCGCAAAATCTAAAGCAGACGGTATGTATGTAGGTGTAACTCCAGCTCTTTTCATTAATATGAAAAAAGGTTTCGGTTTAAACTTCAGCATTGGTGGTTTAGGATACGAAACATTAAGCTATGATAACAATGGTCCAGATGTTAATAGTTTCTACTTTAACTTCGGTCAAACATTCAACATCGGAATCTCTAAAAACTTCTAA
- the metF gene encoding methylenetetrahydrofolate reductase [NAD(P)H] — protein MKVTEHIENAKGKTLFSFEIIPPQKGKSIQELYDNIDPLMEFKPPFIDVTTSREEYIYIDRGNGLLDKKLTRMRPGTLGICASIKHKYNVDTVPHLLCGGFTQEETEYMLVDCQYLGINNVMALRGDAMKDEQSFTPKAGGNHYAIDLVRQINDLNCGKYLHEVMDIDNKADFCIGVAGYPEKHLESPSLQSDLKRLKEKVDAGADYVVTQMFFDNSKYFNFVKKAREIGITIPIIPGIKPIAVQRHLQILPQIFRIDLPEDLIDAIDKCKNNAEIKQVGIEWAVQQSLELKAAGVPFLHYYSMGKSENIRQIASQVF, from the coding sequence ATGAAAGTAACAGAGCATATAGAAAACGCCAAAGGAAAAACATTATTCTCATTTGAAATTATTCCGCCTCAAAAGGGGAAAAGCATTCAGGAATTATACGATAATATAGATCCGTTAATGGAGTTTAAACCGCCGTTTATTGATGTAACGACTTCTCGCGAAGAGTATATTTACATTGATCGTGGTAACGGACTTTTGGATAAAAAATTAACTCGTATGCGTCCGGGAACGCTTGGAATATGCGCTTCTATAAAACATAAATACAATGTAGATACAGTTCCGCATTTGCTTTGCGGCGGATTTACGCAGGAAGAAACTGAATATATGCTGGTTGATTGTCAGTATTTAGGAATTAACAATGTGATGGCGCTTCGCGGAGATGCAATGAAGGATGAGCAGTCTTTTACACCAAAAGCGGGAGGAAATCATTATGCGATTGATTTGGTACGCCAAATTAACGATTTGAACTGCGGGAAATATCTGCATGAAGTGATGGATATAGACAATAAAGCTGATTTTTGTATTGGTGTTGCAGGTTATCCTGAAAAACATTTAGAATCACCATCTTTACAATCAGATTTAAAAAGATTAAAAGAAAAAGTTGATGCAGGAGCAGATTATGTGGTAACACAGATGTTTTTTGACAACTCTAAATATTTTAATTTTGTAAAAAAGGCAAGAGAAATTGGTATCACAATTCCAATTATTCCTGGAATTAAACCAATCGCTGTTCAAAGGCATTTACAGATTTTGCCGCAGATTTTTAGAATCGATTTACCAGAAGATTTAATCGATGCTATAGATAAATGCAAGAATAACGCTGAAATTAAACAAGTAGGAATCGAGTGGGCAGTTCAGCAGTCATTAGAATTAAAAGCTGCCGGAGTTCCATTTTTACACTATTATTCAATGGGGAAATCTGAGAATATCCGCCAGATTGCAAGTCAGGTTTTTTAA
- a CDS encoding class I SAM-dependent methyltransferase — protein MKQEELQAIASQLKNPSGEKGIEMANMMNETNINMTRHSIQNLNISKENKILELGHGNAGHAAFLFEQADNLRYYGLEMSELMFQEARQINRNFVSQKQAFFSLYDGNKIPFEDEFFDKIFTVNTIYFWQEPEKLLLEIYRVLKPNGNFCLTFAEEDFMKKLPFTQFEFELYSTEKAQKLIEKTPFTIAYTETQTEKVKSKTGELVDRAFTTIVLER, from the coding sequence ATGAAACAAGAAGAACTACAAGCCATAGCCTCTCAATTAAAAAATCCGTCGGGAGAGAAAGGAATCGAAATGGCAAATATGATGAACGAAACGAACATCAATATGACTCGTCATTCGATTCAAAATCTAAATATTTCTAAAGAAAATAAAATTCTGGAATTAGGTCATGGAAATGCAGGACACGCAGCATTTTTATTCGAACAAGCTGACAATCTAAGATATTATGGACTGGAAATGTCGGAACTGATGTTTCAGGAAGCGCGCCAGATAAACCGAAATTTTGTTTCTCAAAAACAAGCTTTTTTTTCACTTTATGATGGAAACAAAATTCCATTTGAAGACGAATTTTTCGATAAAATATTTACCGTAAATACAATTTACTTTTGGCAGGAACCAGAAAAATTACTTTTAGAAATTTACAGGGTTTTAAAACCAAACGGAAATTTCTGCTTAACATTTGCAGAGGAAGACTTTATGAAGAAACTTCCATTTACTCAATTTGAATTTGAACTTTACAGCACTGAAAAGGCTCAAAAGCTAATCGAAAAAACACCTTTTACGATCGCGTACACAGAAACACAGACAGAAAAAGTAAAAAGCAAAACAGGAGAATTGGTTGACAGAGCTTTTACGACTATTGTTCTGGAGAGATAA
- a CDS encoding outer membrane beta-barrel protein → MKKMLLILALSVFGFANAQKGTVLVGGNIGYTSTNREFQTGKDKISQFDFSPRVGYQFNDNWTVGGEFLIGSSKSEVEGAGESKSNDFKAGAFLRYSVPLSETFAVFADLGAGFQNQKNTVYSALGDNESKADGIYASITPALFINMKKGFGLNFSIGGLGYETLSFDNNGADVNSFYFNFGKTVNIGISKNF, encoded by the coding sequence ATGAAAAAAATGCTACTTATTCTTGCATTGTCAGTTTTTGGCTTTGCAAATGCGCAAAAAGGAACGGTTTTAGTTGGGGGAAACATTGGTTACACTTCTACTAATAGAGAATTTCAAACAGGGAAAGATAAAATCAGTCAATTTGATTTTTCTCCAAGAGTTGGATATCAATTTAATGATAACTGGACAGTAGGAGGGGAATTTTTAATTGGTTCCTCAAAGAGTGAAGTTGAGGGCGCTGGCGAATCAAAATCAAATGATTTTAAAGCCGGGGCGTTTTTACGTTATTCAGTTCCACTAAGTGAAACTTTTGCAGTTTTTGCTGATTTAGGAGCTGGTTTTCAAAATCAAAAAAACACAGTTTATTCGGCACTAGGCGATAATGAATCGAAGGCAGATGGTATCTATGCAAGTATTACTCCAGCTCTTTTCATAAATATGAAAAAAGGTTTTGGACTTAACTTTAGTATTGGAGGTTTAGGCTACGAGACTCTGAGCTTCGATAATAACGGAGCGGATGTCAATTCATTTTATTTCAATTTTGGTAAAACAGTAAACATCGGGATTTCTAAAAACTTCTAG
- the metH gene encoding methionine synthase gives MAEKRRDLVLSGLEPLIITPESVFVNVGERTNVTGSRKFLRLIKEEKYDEALDIARQQVEGGAQIIDINMDEGMLDGVNAMTKFLNLIAAEPDISRVPIMIDSSKWEIIEAGLKVVQGKSVVNSISLKEGEEAFIHHAKLIKRYGAAAIVMAFDEVGQADNYDRRVEICQRSYDILVNKVGFPPQDIIFDLNIFPVATGMEEHRLNALDFFRGTKWVRENLPHAHISGGVSNVSFSFRGNDTVREAMHSVFLYHAIKNGMTMGIVNPEMLTIYDDIPKDLLEHVEDVILDRRDDATERLLDFAENVKGEVKSDEKAIQEWRLGSVQDRITHSLVKGIDAFIEEDVEEARLAATKPIEVIEINLMAGMNVVGDLFGSGKMFLPQVVKSARVMKKAVAYLLPFIEASKQAGDKQGNGKILMATVKGDVHDIGKNIVSVVLACNNYEIVDLGVMVPPEKIIAAAIEHEVDIIGLSGLITPSLDEMVYLAKELDKQDIKIPIMIGGATTSRAHTAVKIAPQYRETVIHVNDASRAVTVAGNLLDHNRKIYAADIRAEYDSFRETFLNRSRDKNFLTIEDARKNKLPLDWSEYTPTKPKVIGAQTIEIELDVLVPYIDWTPFFQTWELYGKYPAILTDEVVGEQATSVFKDAQAMLKVILEEKKLKAKGIYGIFPANQVDDDDIELRDENGKVLEKFLTLRQQSQKTKGAPNIALADFILPKESGIEDYMGAFCVTTGFGVDEWAAEYEKNLDDYNSIMVKALADRFAEAFAEYLHERVRKDFWGYDTEESLTNEELIKENYKGIRPAPGYPACPDHLEKPTIWKLLNVDEEIGVTLTESMAMWPASSVSGYYFGNPKSRYFGLGKIKEDQVTDYAKRRNVPTDYAMKWLNPNIAD, from the coding sequence ATGGCAGAAAAAAGAAGAGACCTTGTATTATCAGGATTAGAACCATTGATTATTACGCCCGAAAGTGTTTTTGTAAACGTTGGGGAACGTACGAATGTAACAGGTTCAAGAAAATTCCTTCGATTAATCAAGGAAGAGAAATATGACGAGGCACTTGATATTGCAAGACAGCAGGTAGAGGGAGGAGCACAAATCATCGATATTAATATGGATGAGGGAATGCTTGATGGCGTTAATGCAATGACTAAATTTTTGAATTTAATTGCTGCAGAACCAGACATTTCGAGAGTGCCGATTATGATTGACAGTTCGAAATGGGAAATCATCGAAGCAGGTCTTAAAGTAGTACAAGGAAAAAGCGTTGTAAACTCGATTTCGTTAAAGGAAGGAGAAGAAGCCTTTATTCATCATGCCAAATTAATCAAACGCTACGGAGCAGCTGCTATTGTTATGGCATTTGACGAAGTTGGGCAAGCCGATAATTACGATCGTAGAGTGGAGATTTGCCAACGTTCTTATGATATTTTGGTAAACAAAGTAGGTTTTCCTCCGCAGGATATTATTTTCGATTTGAATATTTTCCCAGTTGCAACAGGAATGGAAGAACATCGCCTGAATGCTTTGGACTTTTTTCGAGGAACAAAATGGGTTCGTGAGAATTTACCACACGCACATATTAGTGGTGGTGTAAGTAACGTTTCGTTTTCTTTTAGAGGAAATGATACGGTTCGTGAAGCGATGCACTCAGTGTTTTTATACCATGCCATTAAAAATGGAATGACGATGGGAATCGTGAATCCAGAGATGCTTACGATTTATGATGATATTCCTAAAGACTTATTAGAACACGTTGAAGACGTAATTTTAGATAGACGCGACGATGCTACAGAACGACTTTTAGATTTTGCAGAAAATGTAAAAGGAGAAGTAAAAAGCGATGAAAAAGCGATTCAGGAATGGCGTTTAGGATCTGTTCAGGATCGTATTACACATTCGTTGGTAAAAGGAATCGATGCTTTTATTGAAGAAGATGTGGAAGAAGCCCGTTTGGCAGCAACAAAACCAATTGAAGTTATCGAGATCAATTTAATGGCTGGAATGAATGTCGTTGGAGATTTATTCGGAAGCGGAAAAATGTTCTTGCCACAGGTGGTGAAATCGGCTCGTGTAATGAAAAAAGCGGTGGCTTACCTACTGCCCTTTATCGAAGCAAGTAAGCAAGCCGGAGATAAACAAGGAAATGGGAAAATCCTAATGGCAACCGTAAAAGGTGATGTTCATGATATTGGTAAAAACATCGTTTCGGTAGTTTTGGCTTGTAACAATTACGAGATTGTAGATCTAGGTGTTATGGTGCCTCCAGAAAAAATTATTGCAGCTGCGATTGAACATGAAGTAGATATTATTGGATTAAGCGGACTGATCACACCTTCGCTTGACGAAATGGTGTATTTGGCCAAAGAATTGGACAAACAAGATATTAAAATCCCGATTATGATTGGTGGTGCAACCACTTCGCGCGCGCACACCGCGGTGAAAATTGCTCCTCAATATAGAGAAACTGTAATTCACGTAAACGATGCTTCGAGAGCCGTTACCGTTGCAGGAAATCTATTAGATCATAACCGAAAAATATATGCAGCCGATATTCGTGCAGAATACGATTCTTTTAGAGAAACATTTTTAAATCGTTCCAGAGATAAAAACTTCTTAACGATTGAAGATGCCCGTAAAAACAAATTACCATTGGATTGGTCTGAATACACGCCGACTAAACCAAAAGTAATTGGTGCGCAAACCATCGAAATAGAACTGGATGTTTTGGTTCCGTATATCGACTGGACACCGTTTTTCCAAACTTGGGAATTGTACGGAAAATATCCGGCAATTTTAACCGATGAGGTTGTGGGTGAACAAGCAACATCTGTGTTTAAAGATGCTCAGGCGATGCTTAAAGTAATCTTAGAAGAGAAAAAACTAAAAGCAAAAGGTATTTACGGAATTTTCCCTGCGAATCAGGTGGATGATGACGATATCGAATTGCGTGACGAAAACGGAAAAGTATTGGAAAAATTCTTAACGCTTCGCCAGCAGTCACAAAAAACAAAAGGTGCTCCAAACATCGCTTTAGCCGATTTTATTCTGCCAAAAGAAAGCGGAATAGAAGATTATATGGGAGCTTTTTGTGTAACCACAGGTTTTGGTGTTGACGAATGGGCAGCGGAATATGAAAAGAATTTAGACGATTATAATTCGATTATGGTGAAAGCGCTTGCCGATCGTTTTGCAGAGGCTTTCGCCGAATATCTTCACGAGAGAGTACGTAAAGATTTCTGGGGTTATGATACAGAAGAATCTTTAACCAACGAAGAATTGATTAAAGAAAATTATAAAGGAATTCGTCCGGCGCCGGGTTATCCAGCTTGTCCAGATCACTTGGAAAAACCAACTATTTGGAAACTTTTAAATGTAGACGAAGAAATTGGAGTGACTCTGACAGAAAGCATGGCGATGTGGCCAGCTTCATCGGTTTCGGGATATTATTTCGGAAACCCAAAAAGCCGATATTTCGGACTCGGAAAAATAAAAGAAGATCAAGTTACAGATTACGCCAAACGACGAAATGTTCCAACAGATTACGCCATGAAATGGTTAAATCCTAATATAGCAGATTAA